From Pseudomonas sp. FP2335, the proteins below share one genomic window:
- a CDS encoding D-glycerate dehydrogenase — protein sequence MKKSVVLYKKLSAPLMARLHEQAEVTLIDALDEPGLAKLRDALPTAHGLLGASLRLDAQLLDLAPQLEAVASVSVGVDNYDIDYLTARGILLSNTPDVLTETTADTGFALILATARRVVELADMVRAGQWHKNIGPAHFGSDVHGKTLGIIGMGRIGEALAQRGHFGFGMPVLYHSHSPKPLVEARFGAQYRSLQDLLQQADFVCLTLPLTAETEKLIGAEEFALMGPDTIFINISRGKVVDEAALVQALQQRTIRAAGLDVFEREPLSHDSPLLRLNNVVATPHIGSATHETREAMARCAVDNLLQALAGEKPKNLVNSAAWRQ from the coding sequence ATGAAAAAGTCCGTTGTGCTGTACAAAAAACTCTCCGCACCGCTGATGGCGCGCCTGCATGAACAGGCCGAGGTCACGTTGATCGACGCCCTCGACGAACCGGGCTTGGCCAAGCTGCGCGACGCCCTGCCGACCGCCCACGGCCTGCTCGGTGCCAGCCTGCGCCTGGACGCGCAACTGCTGGACCTCGCGCCGCAACTGGAAGCGGTGGCGAGCGTGTCCGTGGGGGTCGACAACTACGACATCGACTACCTGACCGCGCGCGGCATCCTGCTCAGCAACACCCCCGACGTGCTCACCGAAACCACCGCCGACACCGGCTTCGCGCTGATCCTCGCCACCGCCCGGCGCGTGGTCGAACTGGCCGACATGGTGCGCGCCGGGCAGTGGCACAAGAACATCGGCCCGGCGCACTTTGGCAGCGACGTGCACGGCAAGACCCTGGGCATCATTGGCATGGGTCGCATCGGTGAAGCCTTGGCCCAGCGCGGGCACTTCGGCTTTGGCATGCCAGTGCTCTATCACAGCCATTCGCCCAAGCCGCTGGTGGAAGCACGGTTTGGCGCGCAGTACCGCAGCTTGCAGGACCTGTTGCAGCAAGCCGACTTTGTCTGCCTGACATTGCCGCTCACCGCTGAAACCGAAAAGCTGATCGGCGCCGAGGAGTTCGCCTTGATGGGCCCGGACACGATCTTTATCAACATCTCGCGGGGCAAGGTGGTGGACGAAGCGGCGCTGGTGCAGGCGTTGCAACAACGCACGATTCGCGCGGCGGGGTTGGATGTGTTTGAGCGTGAGCCGCTGAGTCACGACTCACCGTTGCTGCGCCTGAACAATGTGGTGGCAACCCCGCATATCGGCTCGGCGACCCATGAGACGCGGGAGGCGATGGCCAGGTGTGCAGTGGACAATCTGCTGCAGGCATTGGCGGGTGAAAAGCCAAAAAATCTGGTGAACTCAGCCGCCTGGAGACAGTAA